The Shewanella sp. NFH-SH190041 genome has a window encoding:
- a CDS encoding IS3 family transposase (programmed frameshift), which yields MKTSRYTDSQIINILKQAEAGAPVPELCREHGMSSATFYKWRAKYSGMDASLMARMKELEDENRRLKKMYAEERLKAEIIQEAMGKKVVKPSERRVLAQQSVAASDISIRMACRIFSVSETCYRYQSVLRDENADIANWLIQLTTDENDWGFGLCFDYLRNVKDKTWNHKRVYRIYCELALNLRIRPKRRLKRHAPEPLKEPVRPNQVWSVDFMHDQLADGRSYRLFNVIDDYHREGLAIEAGLSLPALRVIRTLNQLLEQRPKPSIIRCDNGPEFISGEFVNWAKQHNIRIEYIQPGKPQQNAYIERHNKTIRYSWVSKHLFDSIEEVQDYATKWLWFYNHERPHKANNGRPPLMAA from the exons AAGCAGGAGCACCCGTTCCAGAGCTTTGTCGTGAGCATGGCATGAGCAGTGCGACCTTTTACAAATGGCGGGCAAAATACAGTGGGATGGATGCGTCACTCATGGCGCGTATGAAAGAACTTGAAGACGAAAACCGACGGCTCAAGAAAATGTATGCTGAAGAACGTCTCAAAGCCGAAATTATTCAGGAAGCCATGG GCAAAAAAGTGGTGAAGCCCAGTGAGCGACGCGTGCTTGCTCAGCAGTCTGTGGCGGCTTCAGACATCAGTATTCGAATGGCATGTCGCATTTTCAGCGTCAGTGAGACTTGCTACCGCTACCAATCAGTCCTGCGAGACGAAAATGCAGACATTGCCAATTGGCTTATTCAGCTGACGACAGATGAAAATGACTGGGGCTTTGGTCTGTGCTTTGATTACCTGCGCAATGTGAAGGACAAAACATGGAACCACAAACGTGTGTATCGTATTTATTGCGAGCTAGCGTTAAACCTGCGTATTCGTCCTAAACGACGGCTAAAACGCCATGCTCCAGAGCCGTTAAAAGAACCCGTGCGGCCGAATCAAGTATGGTCCGTCGATTTCATGCATGACCAGTTGGCTGATGGTCGCAGCTACCGTTTATTTAATGTGATTGATGATTATCATCGTGAAGGCTTGGCGATTGAAGCGGGACTGTCACTGCCAGCACTAAGGGTTATCCGAACTCTTAATCAACTCTTGGAACAACGCCCTAAACCTTCCATTATCCGTTGTGATAATGGGCCTGAATTCATTAGCGGTGAGTTTGTTAATTGGGCCAAGCAACATAACATTCGGATTGAATATATTCAGCCAGGTAAACCTCAGCAGAACGCCTATATCGAGCGACACAACAAAACGATTCGATACAGTTGGGTGAGCAAGCATCTATTCGATTCAATTGAGGAGGTACAAGACTATGCGACAAAGTGGCTATGGTTTTACAATCATGAACGACCACACAAAGCCAATAACGGCAGGCCACCACTGATGGCTGCTTAA
- a CDS encoding acyl-CoA thioesterase, which produces MTDRQREITLRFLAEPADVNFGGKVHGGAVMKWIDLAAYACAAGWSGKYCITAYAGGIRFLKPILVGNLVEVCARVIYTGTTSMHIGLEVRAGDPKNQQRQLTTHCIVIMVAVDDTGKPTQVPEWVPVTEDDIAKRDSALRLMEMRKKIVREMEDHLM; this is translated from the coding sequence ATGACAGATAGGCAACGTGAAATTACCTTACGATTTTTAGCTGAACCGGCGGACGTCAATTTTGGCGGTAAAGTTCACGGTGGGGCGGTAATGAAATGGATCGATCTGGCCGCATATGCCTGTGCGGCCGGTTGGAGCGGTAAATACTGTATAACAGCATATGCCGGTGGGATCCGTTTTTTAAAACCTATTCTAGTTGGGAATTTGGTAGAAGTTTGTGCCAGAGTGATATACACAGGCACGACATCCATGCATATTGGGCTTGAAGTGCGCGCAGGCGATCCAAAGAATCAACAGCGCCAACTGACCACACATTGCATTGTGATTATGGTTGCCGTTGATGATACGGGGAAGCCAACCCAAGTACCAGAATGGGTGCCGGTGACGGAAGACGATATTGCTAAACGTGATTCAGCATTAAGACTAATGGAAATGCGCAAGAAAATTGTTCGCGAGATGGAAGACCACTTGATGTAG
- the fabF gene encoding beta-ketoacyl-ACP synthase II, producing the protein MTKRRVVITGLGLVTPLGNTVESTWQALLAGQSGVAPITKFDASEFGTRISGSVKDFDVEQYLSKKDARKMDLFIQYGIAAGVQAIADSGLDLENMDLGRAGTAIGAGMGGMWLIEQNHNAYIKGGARKISPFFIPSTIINMVAGHLSILYGLRGPNFAVTTACTTGVHNIGFAARTIAYGDADVMVAGGAEDATSPMGVGGFSAAKALSTRNDEPQKASRPWDKDRDGFVIGDGAGVMVLEEYEHAKARGAKIYGELVGFGMSGDAFHMTSPPADGSGAALAMENAIKDAAIDKTAIGYINAHGTSTPAGDKAETAAVKAVFGDHAYQLMVSSTKSMTGHLLGAAGAVEAIFTILALKDQIVPPTINLDNPSEGCDLDYVPHTARQAELDYALCNSFGFGGTNGSLLFKKV; encoded by the coding sequence GTGACTAAACGTCGTGTAGTGATTACCGGTTTAGGCTTGGTGACTCCGCTGGGTAATACGGTGGAATCCACCTGGCAGGCCCTGTTGGCGGGGCAAAGCGGTGTTGCGCCAATAACCAAGTTTGATGCCAGTGAGTTTGGTACCCGGATCAGCGGCTCAGTGAAAGACTTTGACGTTGAACAGTACCTGTCGAAAAAAGACGCTCGTAAAATGGACCTGTTTATCCAATACGGCATTGCGGCCGGGGTACAGGCCATTGCAGATTCCGGTTTGGATTTGGAAAATATGGATCTGGGGCGTGCCGGTACTGCCATTGGTGCTGGTATGGGGGGCATGTGGTTAATCGAACAGAACCATAACGCCTATATTAAGGGCGGAGCCCGTAAGATTTCGCCATTTTTCATTCCTAGCACCATTATCAATATGGTTGCAGGACACTTATCTATTCTGTACGGGTTGCGCGGGCCAAACTTTGCCGTGACAACAGCTTGTACTACCGGGGTGCATAATATCGGCTTTGCTGCCAGAACAATTGCTTATGGCGATGCTGATGTGATGGTAGCCGGTGGCGCAGAAGATGCAACCAGCCCGATGGGCGTAGGTGGTTTCTCTGCTGCTAAAGCGTTATCAACCCGTAACGACGAGCCACAAAAAGCCAGTCGACCATGGGATAAAGACCGTGATGGTTTTGTTATTGGTGATGGCGCTGGTGTGATGGTGCTGGAAGAATATGAACATGCTAAAGCCCGCGGCGCCAAAATTTATGGCGAGTTGGTTGGTTTTGGTATGAGTGGTGATGCATTCCATATGACATCGCCGCCAGCTGATGGCAGTGGTGCCGCATTAGCGATGGAAAATGCCATTAAAGATGCTGCTATTGATAAAACTGCAATTGGCTATATCAATGCTCATGGTACTTCTACCCCAGCAGGTGATAAGGCTGAAACTGCAGCGGTAAAAGCAGTATTTGGTGACCATGCTTATCAGTTGATGGTCAGTTCAACCAAGTCAATGACCGGTCATTTATTAGGTGCTGCTGGAGCGGTTGAAGCTATTTTCACCATTTTGGCATTGAAAGATCAGATTGTTCCGCCAACGATCAACTTGGATAACCCAAGTGAAGGCTGTGATTTGGACTATGTTCCTCATACGGCTCGTCAAGCTGAATTGGATTATGCGTTGTGTAATTCATTTGGTTTTGGTGGTACTAACGGCTCATTACTGTTCAAAAAAGTGTGA
- the acpP gene encoding acyl carrier protein: MSNIEERVKKIIVEQLGVKEEDVKPAASFVDDLGADSLDTVELVMALEEEFDTEIPDEEAEKITTVQAAIDYVSKNQ; encoded by the coding sequence ATGAGCAACATCGAAGAACGTGTAAAGAAAATCATTGTAGAGCAACTGGGCGTTAAAGAAGAAGACGTTAAGCCAGCGGCCTCTTTCGTTGACGATCTGGGTGCAGATTCTCTGGACACTGTTGAGTTGGTAATGGCTCTGGAAGAAGAGTTTGACACCGAGATCCCAGATGAGGAAGCTGAAAAGATCACTACCGTTCAGGCTGCGATCGATTACGTTTCCAAGAATCAGTAA
- the fabG gene encoding 3-oxoacyl-ACP reductase FabG: MSFSLDLTGKIALVTGASRGIGKAIATTLAQAGATVIGTATSETGAAAISAYLGEQGYGLVLNVTDADSVAQLYADIKTRSGDVDILVNNAGITKDNLFMRMKDDEWTDIIDTNLTSLFRLSKPVMRSMMKKRFGRIINIGSVVGTMGNPGQVNYCAAKAGLVGFTKSLAKEVASRQITVNAIAPGFIQTDMTDELTAEQQQAIMSQVPMDRLGQAQEIANAVVFLASDSAAYITGETLHVNGGMYMV; the protein is encoded by the coding sequence ATGAGTTTTTCTCTTGATTTAACTGGCAAAATTGCTTTGGTGACTGGCGCCAGTCGCGGTATTGGTAAAGCGATTGCAACCACTTTAGCTCAGGCCGGCGCCACTGTCATTGGTACCGCTACGAGTGAAACTGGTGCGGCTGCGATCAGTGCTTATCTGGGTGAACAGGGTTATGGATTGGTGCTGAATGTTACTGATGCTGATTCTGTGGCGCAGCTATATGCCGACATTAAAACCCGTAGTGGTGATGTGGATATTCTGGTGAATAATGCCGGTATCACGAAAGATAATCTGTTTATGCGTATGAAAGATGATGAATGGACAGATATTATTGATACCAACCTGACATCTCTGTTCCGTTTGTCTAAGCCTGTTATGCGCAGCATGATGAAAAAGCGTTTTGGTCGGATTATCAATATTGGCTCAGTAGTGGGTACCATGGGTAACCCGGGTCAGGTAAACTATTGCGCGGCTAAGGCTGGTTTGGTTGGATTTACTAAGTCACTGGCTAAAGAAGTGGCATCACGTCAAATTACGGTGAATGCCATTGCGCCAGGGTTTATTCAAACTGATATGACAGATGAATTAACCGCTGAGCAACAGCAGGCAATTATGTCCCAAGTGCCTATGGATAGACTTGGACAAGCTCAGGAAATCGCCAATGCGGTGGTTTTTCTGGCATCAGATTCTGCGGCCTATATCACAGGTGAGACATTGCATGTGAATGGCGGGATGTATATGGTTTAA
- the fabD gene encoding ACP S-malonyltransferase, producing the protein MEKTAFVFPGQGSQSVGMLAELAGEFDIVAETFSQASDALGYDLWALVQQGPVEALNETDKTQPALLTASVAIWRVLAQQGLANPAMMAGHSLGEYSALVCAGVIDFKDAVKLVALRGQLMQQAVPAGTGAMYAIIGLDNDAIAKVCAEAAEGEVVSPVNFNSPGQVVIAGAKAAVERAATACKAAGAKMAVALPVSVPSHCALMKPAADKLALALESIHFNEPKIKVINNVDVVSPTAVADIKEALVRQLYCPVRWTETVEAMAAAGVETLLEVGPGKVLTGLSKRINRALTAKTVNDVASVAALAE; encoded by the coding sequence ATGGAAAAGACCGCATTTGTATTCCCTGGGCAGGGTTCCCAGAGTGTTGGCATGCTGGCTGAGTTAGCTGGTGAATTTGATATTGTGGCTGAAACATTTTCTCAGGCCAGTGATGCATTAGGATATGATCTGTGGGCATTGGTGCAGCAGGGGCCGGTAGAGGCCCTGAACGAAACTGACAAAACCCAGCCCGCATTACTGACTGCCAGCGTTGCTATTTGGCGAGTTCTGGCGCAACAGGGATTAGCTAACCCTGCCATGATGGCCGGTCACAGTCTAGGTGAGTATTCTGCGCTGGTGTGTGCAGGTGTAATTGACTTTAAAGATGCCGTTAAGCTAGTTGCGCTGCGTGGTCAACTGATGCAACAGGCTGTGCCTGCTGGAACTGGTGCAATGTACGCCATCATCGGGTTGGATAATGATGCAATTGCCAAGGTTTGCGCAGAAGCAGCTGAAGGTGAGGTGGTCAGCCCGGTTAACTTTAACAGCCCAGGCCAGGTGGTCATTGCGGGTGCTAAAGCTGCTGTTGAACGTGCCGCTACTGCATGTAAGGCCGCGGGTGCCAAAATGGCAGTTGCTCTGCCTGTTAGTGTTCCTTCCCATTGTGCCTTGATGAAGCCTGCAGCAGATAAGCTGGCACTGGCGTTAGAGTCTATCCACTTCAATGAGCCAAAGATCAAGGTTATCAACAATGTAGACGTTGTTAGCCCAACAGCTGTTGCGGACATTAAAGAGGCATTGGTGCGTCAATTATATTGCCCTGTGCGCTGGACAGAAACGGTAGAAGCGATGGCCGCTGCGGGGGTTGAAACTTTGCTGGAAGTTGGACCGGGTAAAGTGCTGACCGGATTGAGTAAGCGTATTAATCGTGCTTTGACTGCGAAGACTGTTAATGATGTGGCTTCCGTCGCAGCTTTGGCTGAATAA
- a CDS encoding beta-ketoacyl-ACP synthase III encodes MYTKILGTGSYLPAQVRSNQDLEQMVETNDQWIVERTGISERRIAGSDESVSTMGHQAAEKALEMAGVDAAELDMIIVGTTSANNAFPAAACEIQALLGVATIPAFDVSAACSGFIYALSIADQFVKTGTAKKVLVIGADVLSRFCEPNDRSTVILFGDGAGAAVVGASDEPGILNTHIFADGRYGELLKCPEPSRLGGDENGFITMKGNDVFKVAVTQLSHVVTETLRLNNIEKTDIDWLVPHQANYRIIAATAKKLSMSMDKVVVTLAKHGNTSAASVPIALDEAVRDGRIQRGQLLLLEAFGAGFAWGSALVRF; translated from the coding sequence ATGTATACAAAAATTCTTGGTACCGGCAGTTATCTGCCGGCACAGGTGCGTAGCAATCAGGATCTGGAACAGATGGTGGAAACCAATGACCAGTGGATTGTGGAACGTACTGGTATTTCAGAGCGACGCATTGCTGGCAGCGATGAATCTGTGTCCACTATGGGGCATCAGGCTGCGGAAAAGGCATTGGAGATGGCGGGTGTTGATGCTGCCGAGCTGGATATGATTATTGTTGGCACCACCAGTGCTAATAATGCATTCCCAGCTGCAGCCTGCGAAATCCAGGCCCTGTTAGGGGTCGCCACCATTCCTGCATTTGACGTATCTGCCGCCTGTTCCGGCTTTATTTATGCGTTGTCGATTGCAGATCAGTTTGTCAAAACCGGTACAGCGAAAAAAGTGCTGGTTATCGGCGCGGATGTGCTGTCCCGTTTTTGTGAACCTAATGATCGCTCTACAGTGATTCTATTCGGTGATGGTGCAGGTGCTGCGGTAGTTGGTGCCAGTGATGAGCCGGGTATTCTTAACACCCATATTTTTGCCGATGGCCGTTATGGTGAGCTGCTTAAGTGTCCAGAACCAAGCCGTTTGGGTGGTGATGAGAATGGCTTTATTACCATGAAAGGTAATGATGTGTTCAAAGTGGCGGTAACACAGCTGTCCCATGTGGTAACTGAAACCTTGCGTTTGAATAATATCGAGAAGACCGATATTGATTGGCTGGTTCCTCATCAGGCAAATTATCGCATTATTGCCGCGACAGCGAAAAAGCTGAGCATGAGTATGGATAAAGTCGTCGTGACCTTGGCCAAACACGGCAATACTTCTGCTGCATCAGTCCCTATTGCATTAGATGAAGCGGTCCGTGATGGCAGAATCCAGCGTGGTCAATTGCTGCTGTTGGAAGCATTTGGTGCTGGTTTTGCCTGGGGTAGTGCCCTGGTTCGCTTCTGA
- the plsX gene encoding phosphate acyltransferase PlsX, with amino-acid sequence MINLTLALDVMGGDHGPHVTVPAALQALAIHSCLNLILVGDKAKISPLLQSASPSQLSRIDIIHTTEVVQMSDRPVYALRRCKNSSMRLAIELVRDGKADACVSAGNTGALMAMAKVLLKTLPGVDRPALVSCLPSSKNRPVYFLDLGANVACDAEALFQFAVMGSALYEAVEKVERPRVALLNVGIEEMKGNDQVQHAAQYLQDTPQLNYTGFIEGDEIYTGNVDVIVCDGFVGNITLKTSEGIARLLVHQLKKGLTQGFLIRLLARLIAPGIQKVLNQMNPDHYNGASLIGLRGIVVKSHGNADQEAFLQAVNLAVTEAQRRLPEMIKDRLESILLDINS; translated from the coding sequence ATGATAAATCTGACGCTTGCGTTGGATGTGATGGGTGGCGATCACGGCCCCCATGTGACAGTGCCTGCAGCTTTGCAGGCACTGGCAATTCACTCCTGCTTAAATTTAATTTTGGTTGGTGATAAAGCCAAAATTTCTCCTCTGCTGCAATCGGCATCGCCTTCGCAGTTATCTCGTATTGACATCATCCATACCACAGAAGTGGTGCAAATGTCTGATCGCCCCGTTTATGCCTTACGCCGCTGTAAAAACAGCTCGATGCGGCTTGCGATAGAATTGGTGCGTGATGGTAAAGCTGATGCTTGTGTTAGTGCTGGTAATACCGGTGCGTTAATGGCCATGGCTAAGGTATTGCTCAAAACACTTCCTGGGGTAGACCGACCAGCGTTGGTCAGCTGCTTACCCAGCTCGAAAAACCGTCCGGTTTATTTTCTCGATCTTGGCGCCAATGTCGCCTGTGATGCTGAAGCCCTGTTTCAGTTCGCGGTAATGGGATCTGCGTTGTATGAAGCCGTGGAAAAAGTGGAACGGCCAAGGGTAGCTTTACTCAATGTTGGTATTGAGGAGATGAAAGGCAATGATCAAGTGCAGCATGCCGCCCAATATCTGCAGGACACACCCCAACTGAATTATACCGGCTTCATTGAAGGCGATGAGATCTACACCGGCAATGTAGATGTGATCGTCTGTGATGGTTTTGTCGGTAACATTACACTAAAAACATCTGAGGGGATTGCCAGATTATTGGTGCACCAGTTAAAGAAAGGATTGACTCAGGGTTTTTTAATCCGTTTGCTGGCTCGCCTGATAGCCCCGGGAATTCAAAAAGTTCTCAATCAGATGAACCCCGACCACTATAACGGTGCAAGTCTGATAGGATTGCGCGGAATAGTCGTCAAAAGTCACGGTAATGCTGATCAAGAAGCTTTTTTACAGGCTGTAAATCTGGCAGTTACTGAGGCTCAACGTCGACTCCCTGAAATGATAAAAGATCGTTTAGAGTCGATTCTTTTAGATATAAACAGCTGA
- the rpmF gene encoding 50S ribosomal protein L32 — protein sequence MAVQQNKKSRSKRGMRRSHDALSTAQLSVDATSGELHLRHNVTADGFYRGKKVINK from the coding sequence ATGGCTGTACAACAGAATAAAAAATCTCGTTCTAAGCGTGGTATGCGCCGTTCACACGATGCGCTGAGCACTGCTCAGCTGTCAGTAGACGCTACCAGTGGTGAACTGCATCTGCGTCACAACGTGACTGCTGATGGTTTCTACCGTGGTAAAAAGGTAATCAACAAGTAA
- the yceD gene encoding 23S rRNA accumulation protein YceD, translated as MQTVKIPVSIDPIRAAQSRSSYQGVVPGKQLKRLNELCAGDCSDVTVSLECGVDLQGIVYLKGKAVTELTLTCQRCMTLLTTEVTVDFCFSPCRTPAEIDELPDAYDPIECNEIGEIRLHQLIEDELIIAVPLIPMHEDSKCSQGSKDIVVGEIEPAQEERPNPFAVLEKLKSK; from the coding sequence ATGCAAACAGTAAAGATACCGGTTTCAATTGATCCCATCCGTGCCGCCCAGTCACGCTCTAGTTATCAGGGCGTTGTGCCGGGTAAGCAACTGAAGAGATTAAATGAGTTATGTGCCGGCGACTGTTCCGATGTGACAGTGTCGTTGGAATGTGGTGTTGATCTGCAGGGGATAGTCTACCTGAAAGGGAAGGCTGTGACGGAGCTCACTCTGACATGTCAACGTTGCATGACACTACTTACCACTGAGGTTACGGTCGACTTTTGCTTCAGTCCTTGTCGGACTCCAGCAGAAATCGATGAGCTCCCGGATGCGTATGACCCTATTGAGTGCAATGAAATTGGCGAGATCCGTCTGCATCAATTGATCGAAGATGAATTGATTATTGCTGTACCTTTAATTCCTATGCATGAGGATTCCAAATGCAGCCAGGGAAGCAAAGATATAGTCGTAGGCGAGATTGAACCCGCTCAAGAGGAGCGTCCAAATCCGTTTGCAGTGTTAGAAAAACTGAAGAGCAAGTAA
- a CDS encoding Maf family protein, with protein sequence MASPLVLASSSPYRQALLAKLQLPFEAAAPEVDESPRPGETATELVTRLAGKKAKALAKQYPDSIIIGSDQVAVVDNKIIGKPHTRDNAIAQLSAQQGKTVTFYTGLALYHSGQDKLLTDMDTFAVSFRALSHAEICHYIDKEQPYYCAGSFKSEGLGIALFDRLTGDDPNTLIGLPLILLCRMLKQFGVAVLG encoded by the coding sequence ATGGCTTCTCCACTGGTTTTAGCTTCCAGTTCACCCTACCGTCAGGCGCTATTGGCTAAATTGCAACTGCCATTCGAAGCCGCTGCGCCAGAAGTCGATGAATCTCCCCGTCCTGGAGAAACCGCAACTGAATTGGTCACTCGTCTTGCGGGCAAGAAAGCTAAGGCATTAGCTAAACAGTATCCTGACAGCATCATTATCGGCTCAGATCAGGTTGCAGTCGTCGACAACAAAATCATCGGCAAGCCCCATACCCGGGATAATGCCATCGCTCAGCTCAGTGCCCAACAGGGAAAAACGGTCACCTTTTATACGGGGCTTGCGCTCTACCATAGTGGTCAGGATAAGTTATTAACCGACATGGACACCTTTGCCGTCAGCTTTAGAGCATTAAGCCATGCTGAGATCTGCCATTATATCGACAAAGAGCAACCCTATTACTGTGCAGGCAGTTTTAAAAGTGAAGGTTTGGGAATCGCACTCTTTGACCGGTTGACGGGGGATGACCCTAATACTCTGATTGGGCTGCCACTCATTTTACTTTGCCGAATGCTCAAACAATTTGGTGTAGCCGTGCTGGGATAA
- the rluC gene encoding 23S rRNA pseudouridine(955/2504/2580) synthase RluC, whose translation MNTEQAQQQVQLLTIDDDHAGQRIDNFLLTTLKGVPKSMIYRIVRKGEVRVNKKRIKPEYKLQMDDIVRVPPVRVAERDERKAPSAGLHRVSQLKDRIVYEDKFLIVLNKPAGIAVHGGSGVDYGVIEALRVLYPEQKFLELVHRLDKDTSGVLLIAKKRSALKHMHDQLRFKKMQKDYQALVRGAWQSHEKVIKAPLLKITLKSGERIVRVNKEGKPSETRFKILQRYDGCTLVQASPVTGRTHQIRVHCQYAGHPIACDDKYSEQKFDDSMRVLGLNRLFLHAAQLKFIHPDTDEYMTVQAPLDENLQQLLTKLKRV comes from the coding sequence ATGAATACTGAACAAGCGCAACAACAAGTCCAGCTGCTGACGATCGATGATGATCACGCTGGACAACGAATTGATAATTTCCTGCTCACGACCCTGAAAGGCGTTCCTAAAAGCATGATTTACCGTATCGTGCGTAAAGGGGAAGTGCGGGTAAACAAAAAACGGATTAAGCCAGAATACAAACTGCAGATGGATGATATCGTTCGGGTGCCGCCGGTGCGTGTGGCCGAACGTGATGAGCGTAAAGCGCCATCAGCCGGTTTGCACCGGGTTTCCCAGCTTAAAGACCGTATCGTTTATGAAGATAAATTCCTGATCGTGCTAAATAAGCCTGCTGGCATTGCAGTGCACGGTGGCAGTGGTGTTGATTATGGGGTAATTGAGGCGCTGCGGGTGTTATACCCAGAGCAGAAATTTCTTGAGCTGGTGCACCGTCTAGATAAAGACACCTCTGGTGTGCTGCTGATCGCCAAGAAGCGCAGTGCGCTGAAACATATGCATGATCAACTGCGTTTCAAAAAAATGCAGAAAGACTACCAAGCGCTGGTTCGCGGGGCATGGCAGTCCCATGAGAAAGTGATTAAAGCACCATTGCTGAAAATTACCCTCAAATCTGGTGAGCGTATTGTGCGGGTTAATAAGGAAGGTAAACCGTCTGAGACTCGCTTTAAAATTCTGCAGCGCTATGATGGCTGTACTTTAGTGCAGGCAAGCCCGGTGACGGGTCGAACTCATCAAATCCGTGTACATTGTCAGTATGCTGGTCATCCTATTGCCTGTGATGATAAATACAGTGAGCAGAAGTTTGACGATAGCATGCGTGTGCTGGGGTTGAATCGTCTGTTCTTGCATGCGGCGCAGCTAAAATTTATCCATCCTGATACCGATGAATATATGACGGTGCAGGCGCCACTGGATGAAAATTTGCAGCAGCTGTTAACCAAACTCAAGCGAGTGTAA